The window CCCGGGTGAGAcccgatcaatttttttttatattggcaGTTACTAAACTACGTCGTTTTGGCATGTGTCACTCAATTTCCTCTCTTCACCATTAGCAGCACAACCACCATTATATTTCCTCGTTGGTTGTTCAGGCTTAAGGAGCCTGCCAGAGTATCTCTGCCCAGTGGATCTTCTATGGCGAGCGATATCTCCTTTTCCCACATAGCCACTTTCCATTTTGAGCTTCTCTAACCCTCCTGGTGTTGGTGATGAATTTACCAAATACTTTCCCTGTACACAGCCCATGGCCTTTCTTGGTCTAATACCAGTCCTTTTTTTCTTGAGAGAGACTAATGGTTCTGTGATGAATAACATAACCAAGAAAAGACAGTGTCAAAGAGAAAAGACAGTTATAAATATGAATGGAGTTTGACAAAGAGAGTAAATAAAGATTGGGGAAGGCGAAGAGAGGGATTTTGCCGGCCTTTGACTGctcttttggatttttattgtgTGGAGAGAactcaaagaatttttttattctgccTTTTATGCTTATTCTGATGCCAggattctatttatttgatttataatttaaaattggaTTATGTATGTGCTATAACTAGTTAcagttatgtgtttttttttattaatttgtgttttttttgggttaatttgGATCAACCCATCTAATTCGTGACCCGATCACTTAACCGGGTCGATAACCGGATccggtttcaaaactatgttcTCATGACCGTCAGTTGGGCCACTAAAGACCTATTAGATTTTTGCCTGCTTccgttttcttcttttctcggTCCCATTTCGTGTCATCCTCTGCacaagtcctttttttttttttgtaatacatttattttcaaatagacAACGCAACTACCCCAGTCCTCTGCATTAAAACTAGCgtgagtttttttcttaatatttaatgagcttataaatgataaaagattttttaattgaataagtACATGACAGAGCATAGCGAACACGAAATTGTGTATTTTCTCACAaccttatattatttattaatatttatcttGATAGTCTGGTTATTTGTGAATAAACAAgtctttttcaatattaatatttgagAGCGGTGATCTTACTAGAACATCATGTTAATTGATATAAATACCAGTTGAaggattcaaaataatatatatttaaataaatattaagagaGAATTGACTACGAGAAAAAATATACATAGATGATTGAAATGTAAACTACGTACCACCAATACTTCTGAAGTCCTTAATTTTCTGGATATCATGAAATTTGATGTATGATTTGGAACATAGTGTCTAAAGGCTTGAATCGAAGTTTTGAACTTTTGAATGAAACGGCAAGATCATGATTTGTAACTGTTTAGTTAATGAAGTTTTGAAATCCTAtctaagaattaatttaatttaagaaattaagattCTTGGAAGAAACTCAAAAGTAGTTTtgtaataataacaatattaaaaagataataaagaagaagaaaaaaaagaagaagatgatgaagatgaagatgcagCTCCGGGTTGGCTGAGTTGTTTCCCAAAAACTCATCCCTTCAATTTTCCCTCGAGGCATCCGCCAGTCCTAACTCCAAAGGATCAATAAATACTATTTGGTAACAAGTAGCATTCCATTATTTAATAAAAGACTCTTTGGCGAGGGAATGGAAAAGACTGTAAggacatttcttttttctttttgggcaCATCAACTAATAAGCTAAATGTATTTAACAAGGTCcgatccagttaaaaaaaaaatttaattttaatttttaattgtattttatttgaaaaattagaaggaaatcGCTTAATAACGTAGCATTTACataatttgatcgcaatctcaattttatttctgatgatattttacctgatgttgttgcatgcttaaaaaaccaataaaactgtAGTCCTTATTGGATGGATTTTATACGTTatgaaattatagatagtttaatggaataataaaaaatatttgatataagtattatttatttcataatataataacagtagttaaatctacaatatttaaattaaaaactgtcaatatatatatatatatatatattattttataacatcaatttgaacatcaatttgaaaagtattattttaaccaaacatattaaactaatttttgttcaacctcaatttcaactatagttttaaccaaatatatataaataccaaactaacctcaactaaaaatattttttataaaattatttttttaaaattacaactataaaaattatcataataccaaTCACACCCTAAAAAGAAGTGTTATCATAATACCAATCACACACTAAAAAGAAGTGGATACATGAAGTGCGGGCTCCATGAAGTGCATTCCTCATCATTCACCATCTCACGAGCTTCACGAGCGGCACTACCACCATGATTTGTTGGCCTTTGTATTGTCCTAGATGCCTTTTCTCTGAATCACATCAAATCTTtccaaacattataaaatattcatattcaCACAATGATAGCAACTTTTAAGTTGAGCTAGAGAATCTAGGATTAGGATCCGAATCatttatatgaattaatttaataaattaatttgattaatttaataatataattataaaaaagtcaataatatatattaaaaattgataatgactaatcaacaaattaataaatacttgtcaatattataaaataaatacctctaaatattcttaaaaggcCTACCAaacttatttgataacaaaactaaaattaaataaaaacaggataacctcattaaaataaaaatccaaagcTTAATTATTAGATGTTGAAGAatgaactaaaaataaataaataaaaacctaacTCAAGTCAGCATGCTAAATTCATGGCTTGGTTATGAGATCGAGAcaacaatatataaaagaaattgaataagaaaatggaGTTCAACTctctaacaaattaaataataaaggagaaactaaaaaaatcaattaaaaaacataaaaaaaactcgagttaacttgattAAACTTGCAACCTGAGATATGAGATTgggataacctaatagaaaggaaagagaaaaagattATGAAACTTAAGGTCTGATAACTTAATGtcgaatgataaattaaaaaaataattaaaaaaagaacctaaaaaaataaacgaagTCAAATTAGACTTGTGACTTGGGTCATGAGATTGAAATTACCCTATAAAAAGCGATCACAAAAAAATCACGAAGTGAAATTCTCTATCATCCAAATATTgatgtataaaattaaaaaaaaatcaattaaaaaaacattaaaaaaataaaacaaataacaatcaaaagaatgaagataaaatctaatataaaaataaaaaaaataaaaggtaaaattaaaaaataaaataaatcaagaaaacaataataaaaataaaaaataacaatacaaaaaataaaaaccaatttaaataaaaaataaataaatcaaataaagaaagaaaaaattaaaaattaaaatcaacaaacaaaGTCAAGTGTTATAATTTCTTGTTTCGCCAAGTGCAGTAAGAAAAGCAtgaatcttttatcttttatctgATAATTGCACATTTAAGAAAGTATCTCTTGTCAGTTTGCTCCACATGCTATGGGTTTAGTTATTGTCGTATCACGACATACAAGTAGTTGGTGAACAATATTGAGCAGCAGTGACCATCGATGCCATATTTGACAATATTCAACTCTGATCGATCTGGTGGGATATTGGCCAGATTGCCGGATCCAGGAGGCGAGGAGAGAGATACTTTCGCAAGTAGTAGTAGTACAAGTATATCTTAGTATTGGTTTTGTAAAAACTATGGTTGATTCgggagaaaaaaatgtttttttctggtTGTCCCAGGATATCCTCTGTCACTCTTCCAAGTCAGGAGATAAAACCTTTTCCCGGCTTCATGGGGCATCTTAAAACAAGTTCCACTACCAGCGATGATTCGAATTTAATTACTAGTGCCTTTAAATCGTGAAAAGTTGTGTTGGACTGTCGAGAAACACCAGACATACCATTAAAAGAGTTTGGGTGTCTTTCACTTCAAACAAATACCCTaatcacttttaatttttaaatgatattttatatttatcaaaatattaaattgtttttttattcaatttgattataacaaaaaaataaaaagagaaatatgaaaaagaccatgaaaaccaatttaaattttttttaattgtaaaggtaatttagtcatttaaaaattaaaaattcgcAAAAGTCTCTTCTTACtagttaattatttatttttaaagataatttaattattttaacacactttaaaaatataaaaaaatcaaattatcctTAAACAATCTAGTAATAATTAATGATGCTCATGAAAATATTGTATTACTTTTAATAGTGAtactattgtttttttctggttAAGAATAGTAAAATATTCCATCTACAATATGATGTGCCGGACTCcataatgaaatattaatttctttttttttttataattgtactcggattataattataatgtaattaattaaatgcattttaattactgtagaatttagttttattgcgaattctaatgatcaaaatattatcaatatcttatttttttaagtcaacaACTCACTCCTGTTTGGTACGGTTCcttccttttatgttttttcatgtctgaaaacaaagaaagcatgagaaaaaaaaaaaaatcttatatagaGATATTTTtaccatgaattttttttatatctttgtgtctattttttttatttaaaaaaagatgttaaaaaatatctaatatcTTTAGTTATTCTCCGGTCACGTTTTTCTAGTTAAGTACATGCATTGACATTTAAATCGTAAAAGAATCCCTTAGTACTCTATAAATCACAATAGAATTATAATTAGACTTCCTCCACATAAATACACTCCTCACTCTTAGTAAATGTCGTCGGATCCTTGTGGCTTTTTATAACACAACACTTCCAGACTATtccacagagagagagagagagactcagAGTTATGGATGAGCTGAGACCAAGACCAGCAAACTCCTATGCTCTAACTCCTGTAGGCTTTTTGGACAGGGCAGCGATAGTGTATGGTGATTGCCCCTCCATCATCTACAATAACATATCCTACACCTGGTCCCAGACCCACCGTCGATGTCTCCAACTGGCTTCATCTCTATCATCCATCGGTCTGAACAACGGCCATGTCGTCTCTATCTTAGCCCCCAATATCCCTGCCATGTACGAGCTCCATTTTGCAGTCCCTATGGCCGGCGCCATCCTCAACACCCTCAACACTCGCCTTGACGCGCGTACCATCTCCCTCCTCCTCTGTCACGCCGAATCCGAGCTCCTCTTTGTAGATCTTATGTCTGTCTCCTTAGTCAACGAAGCTATCTCCCTGCTTCCATCCAGCGCCAAACCTCCACTCCTCGTCCTCATAACCGATGATGATGAGGTCCTCCCCCAACAACCATCACCTACCATTCACTTCTACGATACTTACGAAGGGTTGTTGGAGAAGGGTGATCCTGCCTTCAACTGGACCCGTCCCAAGAATGACTTTGACCCTATTGTACTGAACTATACATCAGGCACGACCTCATCTCCTAAAGGCGTGGTGCACTGCCACAGGGGTCTCTTCATCGTGACCCTTGATTCGCTTGTTGATTGGTCATTCCCGAAACAGCCTGTCTTCTTGTGGACCCTGCCCATGTTTCATTCCAATGGATGGAGCTATCCCTGGGGCATGGCTGCCGTTGGTGGAACCAACATATGTCTCCGTAAATTCGATGCACCCACCATCTATGGTTTGATTAAAAAGCATGGGGTGACTCACATGTGTGGTGCACCTGTGGTTCTCAACATGCTATCAAACTCTCCTACCAATATGGAACCTTTAAAGAATCCAGTCCATATTATAACAGCCGGGGCTCCACCACCGGCCACCATACTGTCCCGCACGGAGTCCTTGGGGTTCGTAGTGGGACATGGTTATGGGCTGACAGAAACTGGTGGGATTGTTGTCTCGTGCGCCTGGAAACGGCAGTGGAATCTTTTTCCCGCAACTGAGAGAGCGAGGCTGAAAGCAAGGCAAGGAGTGAGAACAGTTGGAATGACTGAGGTGGACGTGATGGATCCTGTGACAGGAATGAGCGTGAAACGAGATGGATTAACACTTGGTGAGATTGTTCTAAGAGGTGGGTGCATCATGCTGGGTTATCTCAAGGACCCAGTAGCTACAGCCAAGTGTATGACAGAGAATGGTTGGTTCTGCACTGGAGATGTAGGTGTGATGTTTCCTGATGGTTATTTAGAGATCAAAGATCGATCGAAGGATGTCATCATTAGCGGTGGAGAGAACTTGAGCAGCGTAGAGGTTGAGTCAGTGCTATACACATTTCCAGATATTAACGAGGCGGCGGTTGTGGCACGACCCGATGAGTTTTGGGGCGAGACGCCCTGTGCGTTTGTGTCTTTGAAGGAGGCCTGTTGTAGGATCCCAACGGAGAAGGAAATCATTGAACATTGCAGGGGTAGGTTGCCACATTACATGGTGCCCAAAACAGTGGTTGTTAAGGAAAAACTGCCCAGGACATCAACTGGGAAGATCCAAAAGGCTGTGCTTCGAGACATGGCCAAGGCAATGGGCTCGTCAAGAGCCAGTCGCATGTGATATAGATCACGTTCATACGAGTGGAGCTTGTCCTATGAATGCAGCAGTTCATTAATTACttctattctaaaaaaaatcatgtgtatGAAGCAAGCAAGCTGCATTGCATATTTAAAACTGTATCCGTGTCCATCACCAGCAGAAATGTGTGGTGTTTTTTGTGTGGGTGCGCGCGCGCGCAGTTTGACGATATTGCAGTTTGTTTCCTTCTGTCTTCTCTCTTTGATCAATCGATTCAAGAGTTCGTCTTTTTTTTGGGAAGTGATTAGTTCAATTAATTTGGGTTTTGACTTTCGGATGGACGGCAAAAAAACAGCTCTGTTGATCCACCCCGGTAGAATAGACAGAAGTaggaaagaaattttgaaaatatcttaataaaaaatttaaatgtacgAAAATAGAAACATGGTTTATTATATGTCTGGTAGAGGGTTAGCGCAGAGTAAAATTTATGTTGATCATGTATTTTTAAGGGAAGATAATGATGACCCCTCAAAACCCTCTTTTTGGTaggtaaaatttaaatttcaaagcagtttttttttttaaaatgattttcaaagtacattttcaaattaatgtttttttgatggTTCTAATACAAGGAtgtcaaacttatatatatataaaataaaattgattcagTATTTTTCAGATGAAACTGTTACCAAACACATTCTTAACTTTCTTGGCCGGCGCATTTTTAATGGTAGGTGTAAGGTGTTCCAATTTGATCGTTGCGTGCAAAGAGAACAGACAACCACATGAAATAATCCCTCCGCATACTTCCTTTAGCATGTCTATGAAGACGGTGACCATTTACAAATGCTAGCAAGCAATTCATGGAAAGATGGGGTGACAGTTTTGTCCATTTTGTAATGGACAAATGCAAGTGTTGTCTTTTCGTGTTAAATTATTTACATTTGCAAGATTTACATTTCTGAACCCAAAACTTAACTTCACACTATTGGCGTGCCGATCAATCACGTGAGAACctattataaaaattcaactacaatataaaatctttttataaaaaattaagagaatctAAAAATCAGAAATATTATGAATTGTATGTTAGATTATCtatcattctcttttttttttcctccaaatacTTTTGAATATCTATCTCTATATattcaaaatactaaaaaaaatagatagataCATTAAAATCCATAACATCCCCAGTGGCAAGTTGTAAACCGTGCCAATAAAAATAAGGAGCAACAAATAACCCGAATGAATTGAATCCATCTGTATACAACTtaagacgcacgttccttgattcagctgaaaagtgagaaTGCACATTGTTAAGGTGTTTTCATGCTTCACCGTCAGAAGAATGCATCATTACTCCATCCaccgcatcatgtgattggtgtcaTTTATGTGCTCAACAGTCTTTTTGGTGACAtaaataacctctgcagtctatgtATAAttaggaagtatctaagttttttatatgctacAATAGTCTTTCCCATGCCAGTTTTGAGTTTTTAACGGGAATGCCTACATGTCATGCACTTGGTCAGATTAGCATTTTCAAGGAGTACATCATACAGAAGTTTGGAtatatgtcaattttctagtatacTAAACCGAAGGGTTTCATCATAGACTTAgcagcataaaagttctctttcagcctgtccCCTTTAGGTAAAACGCTTCTCGTCCATTCGACAATTCTATCATAACTGACCTTACTCAACCCATAATCCGACTTGATGGTAAACACATGTATAACAACCAATAATTTATTGTGCCTTGTGCAACCATCCCATAAAAGttcatcagaatctttcaaTAGATAAAACAAAACCTGATGCATCTGCAtgaggttcttcttctatgattggacattgactgacattaccttgattcactCTCGTTGCACCCATAatcatattcctgtaaggatcaCTGTTGTCATTTATAACACCATGCACATTGCTAGCACCAGAAGTTGACtcaaccatcctttctaccatgctTTCGTTATAAACAAATAGTTCtctgtgtgcataccaacataggtaatcctccatgaaccctttgtgtagaagatacATCCTTACGACATCTTGAtgaagaaactttttatttttacacattttacatggacacctaataccgcttTCACTAATATTTCTCAGAATAGAtattgcgaaattaataaaactctgaGCTCCATTACAATAATCAATACTCTACAATCTTTGGGGTGAATCTTGATATAtctatgaacgatcatccatgacttctattgaacatctataaaataatgatgacaacatgtattaattaactacgttaagcaaataaatatgcaaaaatattgatttagctAAGATTATCCAACTTACTTTCAAActtcttttaaatattcattatcaattatctacgtgcatacaaatttatacacgttaatttatgaaaattacaacttgacaataaaattgacaaaaattaaaacgaacctgttaaacaagctattatttatttcatcacaacacacctAAGTCGGTAATTCGATAtaagtttcaataatttacaaacaaatataattttataaaatctaaaacaaaccacaacaagtacaaaattataaatccatattgcaagtttgtttgagaaaaaatattaaaacaaataaacacccaaacaaatatatatacaaaattataaatccatattcaataataaaattgacattttaaaattgtgttacaattagaaaaaataaatttacttactaaaaataaaaaatccacaataaataaaacaaggatGATATGACTAGAAAAGTTAAAGATGGATGAGTTATGTTGAGATGAGGAAGGATGTTTTGGGGGGGGTTGTTTATATGCAGTGgggaagaagaagtagaaataGGGGAGGGGAGGGTCGATGGTTAGgtcttatattaaatattaccaaTGGATTTAATGATGAAATGATTCTACCTATAAATCCATCGATGATTTTGTTGGTGTATTAGACATGACACTGTACGGACATCCCTGTTTGAATCCTATTGTAATTTCGTCGGTAAAATCATCCACAATCACCAATATCATCTTTGATTTAGAACCAAGAAAGAGACTATCCAACCATCATTATGTATataaacattataataaacatgaaataacttgaatcaaattaaaataagaagttTTTCAAACTAAAGAACCAGTTTTCCGTCACTGCGATCGATTTCAATCACATATATGTTTATATACATGTACATATATCTATATTACCATCGTTGCGATCAATTACACATTACATACAAATTGCTTGCCTCATAGACAATTTTTTATGACAAGTGGatttacacaaaaaaatataaatttattgtaaataGTTTGAACAAGTTTGCTTTTTCATTGAAGGACTCCTTTAGTAGTTGTTCCCATCTTTGAAAAGCCTTACCTATCAAGTAAGATAGCTAGATGAAAAGTGTTATTGGTTGAACATGATATTTGATTTAGAACCAAGAAAGAGACTATCCAACCATCATTATGTATATAAACActataataaatatgaaataacttgaatcaaattaaaataagaagttTTTCAAACTAAAGAACTGAATTCTTCAAAGAAGAACACGATACAATTTTGGCAGAGTTTTTAACACAAATCCGACTCTAATTTTGGACAACAATTCAaccattttcactttttttggGAGACGTCTATTATATacatatttataaaaacttatGTTATCTTTCCAAATCCTTAAAGAACAACTCATTTGGACatctaaattaaaagttttgtgCAAAACACCAAAAACTATTCTGGAAAGTCAAATCAGGTCAGCTTCGAGAAGACTTTGGTGCacattttcttccttctttgtgacttttttttcttcttttagacCCAAAATGATGTAATATTTCCCCCTCTAGCTTTCTATCCATGTGCTTTCcctttttgataaataaattaccTAAAACAAGTCAAATGTTATTGTTATGTGAACTTGTATAATTATGGGTTGAGTTTGAGTTGCGCAAACTTGCTTCATGTTGTGTGTAAACTTCAACCACCAAACATTCAAGGTTTCAATGATAATTTTAGGCCAAATAATATATACATTTGTAACCTTATTTGATGcctaaattcagccccaaaaacaccctaaaaataattcatttaagcttaAAACAACTATCAAAACACTAAATCAAATTTCATTACCttaaaagcacatcaattatatgcaaaacctaaataaaaacaataattatatatatgtaaaataagatatttaatgatacttttgatgcacaatcagttATCATGCTCAAATACGATTAAGCCTTTACAAATCAATGAGGGAACAAACAACataccaaactttatttattaatagaaGATCCTCATTCAATACCAAAATTTGTCAACTTATCTAAATACAATTGTCAAACCCTTTTCCAAAATGACTAAAACTCGGACAAGAAAGGAATATCTATCCTTTGATTACGAGAGAACCAAACCTCTTACTGTCTTACAAATGacaaacataaacaaaacatttataaaaatattgatataaacaTCAATCtaatatcaaacacataaaTGATTAGTGTAGAATTAATATAGAttggatttgt of the Populus nigra chromosome 7, ddPopNigr1.1, whole genome shotgun sequence genome contains:
- the LOC133698598 gene encoding 2-methylpropanoate--CoA ligase CCL4-like, producing MDELRPRPANSYALTPVGFLDRAAIVYGDCPSIIYNNISYTWSQTHRRCLQLASSLSSIGLNNGHVVSILAPNIPAMYELHFAVPMAGAILNTLNTRLDARTISLLLCHAESELLFVDLMSVSLVNEAISLLPSSAKPPLLVLITDDDEVLPQQPSPTIHFYDTYEGLLEKGDPAFNWTRPKNDFDPIVLNYTSGTTSSPKGVVHCHRGLFIVTLDSLVDWSFPKQPVFLWTLPMFHSNGWSYPWGMAAVGGTNICLRKFDAPTIYGLIKKHGVTHMCGAPVVLNMLSNSPTNMEPLKNPVHIITAGAPPPATILSRTESLGFVVGHGYGLTETGGIVVSCAWKRQWNLFPATERARLKARQGVRTVGMTEVDVMDPVTGMSVKRDGLTLGEIVLRGGCIMLGYLKDPVATAKCMTENGWFCTGDVGVMFPDGYLEIKDRSKDVIISGGENLSSVEVESVLYTFPDINEAAVVARPDEFWGETPCAFVSLKEACCRIPTEKEIIEHCRGRLPHYMVPKTVVVKEKLPRTSTGKIQKAVLRDMAKAMGSSRASRM